The following proteins are co-located in the Mycosarcoma maydis chromosome 11, whole genome shotgun sequence genome:
- a CDS encoding uncharacterized protein (related to Per-hexamer repeat protein 5): MVQKFSAVWLTLLACALAVHALEPTPAPIAKRQLNFPSFSDPGIDYENPYQLSTYYDGVFSSLASQYPNYGPQMRSAQASVYSYLGIISSEYYRTATVSPNAAATPSRGSSGGSGGQSTGAGLGGASGSGSGSGSSSGSSSGSGLGSSSNAGSGQNPGSGSGMSSGTTSSGSGSSSGSGSNNGSGSNNGSGSGGSRNDASGTLACQPLLLTLTAVSFALLAGTLVV, from the exons ATGGTTCAAAAGTTCAGCGCTGTATGGCTCACTCTCCTCGCATGCGCTTTGGCTGTCCACGCCCTCGAACCCACGCCGGCTCCCATTGCCAAGAGGCAAC TCAACTTCCCCAGCTTCAGTGATCCTGGTATCGACTACGAGAATCCTTATCAGCTTTCGACCTACTACGATGGCGTGTTTTCTTCCCTCGCGTCTCAGTATCCCAACTATGGACCACAAATGAGGAGTGCGCAAGCGAGTGTCTACTCTTACCTCGGCATTATTAGTAGTGAATACTACCGTACCGCAACCGTTTCGCCTAATGCAGCAGCCACGCCAAGCAGAGGCTCCTCGGGCGGTAGTGGTGGCCAATCCACCGGTGCAGGACTAGGTGGTGCATCcggctctggctctggctctggctcgtCCTCGGGCTCCAGCTCTGGTTCAGGTCTTGGGTCTTCGTCGAATGCTGGTTCAGGACAAAACCCTGGTTCCGGTTCTGGTATGAGCTCTGGAACTACCTCCAGCGGCTCTGGCTCcagctctggctctggctccaACAATGGCTCTGGCTCCAACAATGGCTCTGGTTCCGGTGGTTCGAGGAACGATGCAAGTGGCACGCTGGCTTGCCAGCCTCTTCTCTTGACTCTTACCGCAGTGAGCTTCGCTCTCCTAGCTGGAACCCTCGTAGTTTAG